One Roseofilum capinflatum BLCC-M114 DNA segment encodes these proteins:
- a CDS encoding YggT family protein: MYLLASTLATFCQIYFVLLIVRVLLSWFPSINWFDPPFSLLSQLTDPYLNIFRSIIPPLGGLDFSPILAIFLLQFLSGVFNSLQVSFAQGSLGF; the protein is encoded by the coding sequence ATGTACTTGCTTGCCAGCACCCTAGCAACCTTTTGTCAAATTTACTTTGTACTCCTGATTGTTCGAGTTTTATTGAGTTGGTTTCCCAGTATCAACTGGTTTGATCCCCCATTTTCCCTCCTGAGTCAGCTCACCGATCCCTATCTGAATATTTTCCGGTCGATCATTCCGCCCCTGGGGGGACTAGACTTTTCTCCCATTTTGGCAATTTTCTTGCTGCAATTTTTGAGCGGTGTGTTTAACAGTCTTCAGGTCTCCTTTGCCCAGGGGTCATTGGGCTTTTAG
- a CDS encoding cation:proton antiporter yields MAADHHFILDLTLVLGASALGGYAATRLRQPVLLGYLVSGFVVGPFGLKLLTEAEQIKPLAEIGVAFLLFALGVEFSLAELKRVKEIAIQGSLLQIGLTLSLVAIASTLLGWVSGWTQGIFLGSILSLSSTAVVLKTLTERGEVNTLHGQVMLAILIAQDLALGLMLAILPALDAPENLWPTLGAALLKVSIFLGLAIALGRWVVPSLIKNIARTESSELFLLTTIALCLGVALVTAHLGLSIEMGAFVAGLMIAEIEYADQALAKVLPLRDTFASLFFASIGMLIDPQILLDNFGIILGLVMMVMFGKALIIFPIVLKFGYSFKTAAIAAFGLNQIGEFSFVLALEGFELGLLTNEQYLLILGTTAITLIITPISIRFAPRFAEWINQIPGLNQLLRQQEIKGLSIPETLKNHVVIAGYGRIGQAIIRILHNQGYPLLVIDNSEAAIQRLRHQSIPYIFGDADSELVLEKAHLGAAKALAITLPDPASTRLLLKLALEFAPELDVVARSHNNSEIDVLTQLGAQEVVQPEFEAALEMGAHLLSTLGESQWAIQSVIQAIHRDHYRSVLPENLMGLQQKWLNDATESLHHEWVKLSETSSLDWMTLSGTDIRHLTGVTVMAIQQGDDLVYYPKNRMTLRSGDQLLVVGKPEEISAFRDLVEGRSAIVEGISHWLTLSPTSDLIQLTPRGIWQKYQVVIQAVRRHGKLYNPVDAAMQLEADDCLLLRGESDRIQEVIQDDMILNPNDLN; encoded by the coding sequence ATGGCAGCCGATCATCATTTTATCCTCGATTTAACTCTCGTTTTGGGTGCTTCTGCCCTGGGAGGATATGCAGCGACTCGCCTGCGCCAACCGGTACTTTTAGGATATCTGGTTAGTGGGTTTGTAGTGGGGCCTTTTGGCTTAAAACTGCTGACGGAAGCGGAACAAATTAAACCTTTGGCGGAGATTGGGGTTGCCTTTTTATTGTTTGCTTTGGGGGTAGAGTTTTCCCTGGCAGAATTAAAACGGGTGAAAGAAATTGCCATTCAAGGCAGTTTATTACAAATTGGCTTAACTTTAAGTTTGGTGGCGATCGCCTCCACCCTCCTCGGTTGGGTCAGTGGTTGGACGCAAGGAATCTTCTTGGGTTCGATTTTATCGCTCTCATCTACCGCCGTGGTACTGAAGACTCTCACCGAGCGCGGAGAGGTCAACACCCTTCATGGACAGGTGATGTTAGCGATTTTAATTGCCCAGGATTTAGCCTTGGGATTAATGTTAGCGATTTTACCGGCTCTCGATGCGCCCGAAAACCTTTGGCCCACATTAGGAGCCGCCTTACTGAAAGTTAGCATCTTTTTGGGATTGGCGATCGCCCTCGGAAGATGGGTTGTTCCTTCCCTGATCAAAAACATCGCCCGCACCGAAAGCAGCGAACTCTTCCTCCTCACTACCATTGCCCTTTGCTTAGGCGTTGCCCTGGTGACTGCCCATTTGGGATTATCCATTGAAATGGGAGCCTTTGTCGCCGGTTTAATGATTGCCGAAATTGAGTACGCCGATCAAGCCCTAGCCAAAGTCCTCCCCCTGCGCGATACCTTTGCCAGCCTCTTCTTTGCCTCCATCGGCATGTTAATCGATCCGCAAATTTTGCTCGATAACTTCGGCATTATTCTCGGATTAGTGATGATGGTGATGTTTGGCAAAGCCCTGATTATTTTCCCCATCGTCCTCAAATTTGGCTACTCTTTTAAGACTGCCGCGATCGCCGCCTTTGGCTTAAACCAAATCGGTGAATTTTCCTTTGTCCTCGCCCTAGAAGGCTTTGAGCTGGGTTTGTTAACCAACGAACAATATCTACTCATCCTCGGCACAACTGCCATCACCCTAATTATCACCCCCATTAGCATTCGCTTTGCTCCCCGGTTCGCCGAATGGATCAATCAAATTCCTGGACTCAATCAGCTCCTGCGTCAACAAGAAATCAAAGGCCTCTCCATACCCGAAACCCTAAAAAATCATGTCGTCATTGCCGGATACGGGCGCATCGGGCAAGCCATTATTAGAATTTTGCACAATCAAGGCTATCCCCTCTTAGTTATTGACAATAGTGAAGCTGCCATTCAACGGCTCAGACATCAAAGTATTCCCTATATTTTTGGCGATGCCGACTCAGAATTAGTCCTAGAAAAAGCCCATTTAGGAGCTGCCAAAGCCCTAGCAATTACTCTTCCCGATCCAGCAAGTACCCGGCTCCTGCTCAAACTTGCCCTCGAATTTGCCCCAGAATTGGATGTAGTCGCCCGATCGCATAATAATAGTGAAATTGATGTTCTCACCCAATTAGGGGCCCAAGAAGTGGTACAACCGGAATTTGAAGCCGCCCTAGAAATGGGCGCTCATTTACTCTCCACATTAGGCGAATCTCAATGGGCAATTCAATCGGTGATTCAAGCCATCCACCGGGATCATTATCGCAGTGTCCTCCCAGAAAATTTGATGGGACTACAACAGAAATGGCTCAATGATGCCACAGAATCTCTACATCATGAATGGGTGAAACTTTCGGAAACTTCTTCTTTAGATTGGATGACCTTAAGCGGAACCGATATCCGTCATCTTACCGGAGTTACGGTGATGGCCATTCAGCAAGGGGATGATCTGGTCTATTATCCTAAAAATCGAATGACCTTGCGATCGGGGGATCAATTATTAGTCGTGGGTAAACCGGAAGAAATCTCTGCCTTTCGCGATTTAGTTGAGGGACGCAGTGCCATCGTAGAGGGGATCAGTCATTGGTTAACCCTTTCCCCGACTTCCGATCTGATTCAACTAACTCCCCGTGGAATTTGGCAAAAATATCAGGTCGTGATTCAAGCCGTCCGTCGCCATGGAAAACTGTATAATCCAGTCGATGCAGCCATGCAGTTAGAAGCCGATGATTGCTTATTATTGCGAGGAGAGAGCGATCGCATTCAAGAGGTAATCCAGGATGATATGATATTAAACCCAAACGATTTAAACTAA
- a CDS encoding tetratricopeptide repeat protein → MGFGNRWWLGFCYATAIAGLFSGSAVRGLDTLKLAQVEVSTEAVEYLNQGLQLIQAGEIEQAIAAFRESARLGPNLAPAPYNLGLALRQTGDLQGAASAFHQAIQIDPNFAMAYANLGAALLEGSNLEQAQDYLQMAIELDPKLGVGHYNLGLLQKLQGRQPEAIASFQQAMVFSPTAPEPYYYLGLMYQEQGNLGAALEVLRQAVEKNPAYAEAYYAIGSILLQQGQLDRALNAFRDAAEANPNYGNAYYGAGLVFLERQDYQEAQRVLAFAQKLYETDGNQQWAMAAAQLLQRARDLERF, encoded by the coding sequence ATGGGTTTTGGTAATCGGTGGTGGCTTGGTTTCTGCTACGCAACGGCGATCGCTGGGCTATTCTCTGGGAGTGCAGTCCGGGGACTCGATACCCTGAAGTTGGCTCAGGTGGAAGTGTCTACTGAGGCGGTCGAGTATTTGAATCAAGGCTTGCAATTGATTCAAGCAGGAGAGATAGAACAGGCGATCGCTGCCTTTAGGGAGTCGGCTCGGTTGGGGCCCAATTTGGCTCCTGCTCCGTATAATTTAGGTCTGGCTCTGCGACAGACGGGGGATCTGCAAGGGGCGGCTAGTGCCTTTCACCAAGCGATTCAGATCGATCCCAATTTTGCCATGGCCTACGCAAATTTAGGGGCAGCACTGTTGGAGGGGAGTAATTTAGAACAGGCTCAGGATTATTTACAGATGGCGATCGAACTCGATCCGAAGTTGGGAGTCGGACATTATAATTTGGGATTGCTGCAAAAGTTACAGGGAAGACAACCAGAGGCGATCGCCTCATTTCAGCAGGCCATGGTGTTTTCGCCGACTGCTCCGGAACCCTATTATTATTTGGGTTTGATGTATCAGGAACAGGGGAATTTAGGAGCAGCCCTGGAGGTTTTACGTCAAGCAGTGGAAAAAAATCCAGCCTATGCTGAAGCCTATTATGCGATCGGCTCCATTTTATTACAACAAGGTCAACTGGATCGGGCCCTCAATGCCTTTCGAGACGCTGCTGAAGCCAATCCCAATTATGGGAATGCCTATTATGGAGCCGGGTTAGTGTTTCTAGAACGACAAGACTATCAAGAAGCCCAACGGGTATTAGCCTTTGCCCAAAAACTCTATGAAACCGACGGCAATCAACAGTGGGCTATGGCAGCCGCTCAATTGTTACAACGGGCACGAGACTTAGAGCGCTTCTAA
- a CDS encoding DUF4168 domain-containing protein, whose product MMNVKQRIWHWGAIAALAISFSACGSSPQESNSSAAPVDPVTLTPEEVQNYARVILEIEPIRQVALGRAQTLVDSGVAPIIICNDPQSMAGLSSEVIEVVVNFCTEAKAINAQYGFTPTRFNDITRNLATDTQLKAQIDEALLAQVMNPEMTAPEASPSEPPAPENSDLGL is encoded by the coding sequence ATGATGAATGTAAAACAAAGAATCTGGCATTGGGGGGCGATCGCCGCTTTAGCGATCTCTTTTAGCGCTTGTGGATCTTCTCCACAGGAGAGCAACTCCTCTGCTGCTCCTGTCGATCCCGTAACCCTAACTCCGGAAGAAGTGCAAAATTATGCCAGAGTAATCCTAGAAATTGAACCCATTCGCCAAGTCGCTCTCGGACGGGCACAAACCTTAGTTGATAGTGGTGTAGCGCCGATTATTATTTGCAACGATCCCCAGAGTATGGCGGGTTTATCTTCAGAAGTAATAGAAGTCGTCGTTAATTTTTGTACTGAAGCCAAAGCCATTAATGCACAATATGGTTTTACCCCGACGCGCTTTAATGACATTACCCGCAATTTAGCAACAGATACCCAACTGAAAGCCCAAATTGATGAAGCTCTGTTAGCACAAGTGATGAACCCAGAGATGACAGCACCAGAAGCTTCTCCATCAGAACCACCCGCACCGGAAAACTCAGACTTAGGACTATAA
- a CDS encoding alpha/beta hydrolase yields the protein MSLNSLQFPSSSQPPQGLVIFLHGWGANAPDLYPLAEALNLPDYQFIFPNAPFPHPQVPGGLMWYDLNFPNPQQLQASYQQLKQFLESLSAETGVPLEKTVLAGFSQGGGMTLNVGFSLPLAGLICMSGYLHAEVEFSHQPPVFIFHGRFDPVVPLAKGQNAREELQNKGIAVTYEEFDMAHQIIPEELERVRQVLVDLLA from the coding sequence ATGTCCCTCAATTCTCTACAATTTCCCTCCTCTAGCCAACCTCCCCAGGGGTTAGTGATTTTCCTCCATGGTTGGGGCGCAAATGCCCCAGATTTATACCCCCTAGCCGAAGCACTCAATTTACCCGACTATCAGTTTATCTTTCCTAATGCGCCCTTTCCCCATCCCCAAGTTCCGGGGGGCTTAATGTGGTACGATTTGAACTTTCCTAACCCTCAGCAATTACAAGCCTCCTATCAGCAGCTCAAACAATTTTTAGAAAGCTTATCAGCAGAAACGGGAGTGCCGTTAGAAAAAACGGTTTTAGCCGGATTTTCCCAAGGGGGAGGCATGACGCTTAATGTGGGGTTTTCTTTACCGTTGGCGGGGTTAATTTGTATGAGTGGTTATTTACATGCAGAAGTGGAATTTTCCCATCAGCCTCCGGTGTTTATCTTTCATGGTCGTTTCGATCCGGTGGTTCCCCTCGCTAAAGGACAAAATGCCCGTGAGGAGTTACAAAATAAAGGAATTGCGGTAACCTATGAAGAGTTCGATATGGCCCATCAAATTATTCCCGAAGAGTTGGAGCGGGTGCGCCAAGTTTTGGTGGATTTGTTGGCCTAG
- a CDS encoding EAL domain-containing protein, with amino-acid sequence MKPIHLETQDAQLRLMMETTTDGVWIWDIEPDKVIWNDPLYELLGLKPQEIDTNFETVLSLIHPEDRQKHQEMMHSVLETGNSYELEFRMRCHDGHYIWVLDRGTVFKNEDNRPDRMMGTLTEISDRKYKELWLDGQKQVLEAIAKNAPLSETLTLLIQALESQAPELLGSILLADPQNNCLTLVAAPQLHPNYNQAIDGLPICEGSGSCGTAAYRKEPVIVENIAIDPLWREYKDLALCYGLQAAWSMPIFSLQDQVLGTFCLYARCPSLPTEQYQKLIESATRLAAIAIERCQSEATLRESEQRFRHLFEEVPLIPVQGYDSDLKVFFWNKASEDLYGYKAEEAIGKNLGDLILSPELTNQLRQGCQNWITQGTPMAPGELIARNQNQEAIAVFCSHVLLYNAQAEPEFYCVDLDLTERYQQAEKLSEFSTRLTYLHRLSTGNYHDFEELFSAYLQAGCQLFGLTTGFIANVNQQIICLEFVESNFPQLKPGTCFNLSDQYCSDCSETIYHHKTIGFGHIQEYPQLKQCPPYKNLNLESYLGTPIIVEDKIYGVLSFLSSEVREQPFTEADREMIELMAKDISRFISAHHQELKRQEAESALRERELKYRSIFENISQGIFQSTPDGRYLSANRFLAHLYGYDSPESLIESLTDIDRQLYVDPNRRQHLKKLTQEQGIVYDFESEVYRQDGEVIWISETQRAVVDEEGNVVYYEGTVEDITARRQAEEQLHYDAYHDKLTGLKNRTWFIDHLAQVIHRYQREKTGLYAILFIDLDRFKIINDSLGHLVGDDLLKQVAQRLQTSLSGIHAGPYCNLDRDIPKDTLARFGGDEFAVLLTAMDDPQEAIASAERLVSLMRTPFRMGDYEFSLGASIGITFGHQDYHSPEELLRDADLAMYQAKAQGGGRFVCFEKLMHPRALARLQLEHDLTRALELEELSLCYQPVVCLRTGGLKGFEVLLRWQHSKKGWISPGEFIPVAEEIGLISTLGWWVLEQSCRQLQQWRAEIPQGLNIVLNVNLSLLQLKQVNLVEQIEQLLRSHQIPGDCLNLEITETSFLETSQVDASILHQLKALGVQLSIDDFGTGYSSLSRLHQLPLDQIKIDREFVDGIETDGSKEAIAQTIITLAHNLGAQLVCEGIETPAQCSKLQQLGCEYGQGYLFSRPLIPPSATDLLQHPHFQQAINWSSYGCSVA; translated from the coding sequence ATGAAACCAATCCATCTAGAAACCCAAGACGCTCAATTACGTTTGATGATGGAAACGACAACGGATGGGGTTTGGATTTGGGACATAGAACCGGATAAGGTGATATGGAATGACCCACTCTATGAGCTTCTGGGTCTTAAGCCCCAGGAAATAGACACGAATTTCGAGACAGTTCTCTCCCTGATTCATCCAGAGGATCGACAAAAGCATCAAGAAATGATGCATTCAGTCTTAGAAACCGGAAACAGTTATGAATTAGAGTTTCGTATGCGTTGCCATGATGGGCACTATATTTGGGTACTCGATCGGGGAACGGTATTTAAGAATGAGGATAATCGTCCGGATCGGATGATGGGAACGCTTACTGAAATTAGCGATCGCAAATACAAGGAACTGTGGCTAGATGGACAAAAACAGGTGCTAGAGGCGATCGCCAAAAATGCCCCCCTCTCAGAAACCTTAACCTTACTGATTCAGGCCTTAGAAAGTCAAGCCCCAGAACTGTTAGGCTCAATTCTGCTCGCAGACCCACAAAACAACTGCTTAACGTTGGTGGCAGCGCCCCAATTACACCCCAACTATAATCAGGCCATTGATGGTTTACCCATCTGCGAAGGCTCCGGATCTTGTGGTACAGCGGCCTATCGCAAGGAACCGGTCATTGTCGAAAATATTGCGATCGATCCCCTATGGAGGGAGTATAAAGATCTGGCCCTATGCTATGGCTTACAAGCGGCTTGGTCAATGCCTATTTTTTCCTTGCAAGATCAAGTTTTAGGCACATTTTGCTTGTATGCTCGATGTCCTAGCCTGCCGACAGAGCAGTATCAAAAACTGATCGAATCTGCGACGCGGTTAGCGGCAATTGCGATTGAACGGTGTCAAAGTGAAGCGACCTTAAGAGAAAGCGAGCAACGATTTCGCCACCTATTTGAAGAAGTCCCTTTAATTCCGGTACAGGGATATGACTCAGATCTGAAGGTGTTTTTCTGGAATAAAGCTAGTGAGGATTTATACGGATACAAGGCGGAAGAGGCGATCGGCAAGAACCTAGGCGACCTAATTCTGTCCCCCGAACTAACGAACCAACTACGCCAAGGGTGTCAGAACTGGATTACCCAAGGAACTCCCATGGCTCCAGGGGAATTAATCGCCAGAAATCAAAACCAGGAGGCGATCGCCGTTTTTTGCAGCCATGTTCTACTTTACAATGCCCAAGCAGAGCCTGAATTCTATTGTGTTGATTTAGATTTAACCGAACGTTACCAGCAAGCGGAAAAACTTTCTGAATTTAGTACCCGGCTGACCTATCTCCACCGCTTGAGTACCGGTAATTATCATGATTTTGAGGAACTATTTTCCGCCTACTTACAAGCCGGATGCCAACTGTTTGGACTGACTACGGGATTTATTGCCAATGTCAATCAGCAGATTATTTGCTTAGAATTTGTAGAAAGTAATTTTCCCCAGTTAAAACCAGGAACTTGTTTTAATTTATCGGATCAATACTGCTCAGATTGTTCGGAAACCATTTATCACCATAAAACCATTGGTTTTGGGCATATTCAAGAATATCCTCAACTGAAACAATGTCCTCCCTATAAGAACTTAAATCTAGAATCTTACTTAGGTACTCCAATTATTGTAGAAGATAAAATCTATGGTGTCCTCAGCTTCCTATCTTCAGAAGTCCGCGAACAACCGTTTACTGAAGCCGATCGTGAGATGATTGAGTTAATGGCTAAGGACATTTCTCGCTTTATTAGTGCCCATCACCAGGAACTCAAACGCCAAGAGGCAGAATCTGCTCTGCGAGAGAGGGAATTAAAATATCGAAGCATATTTGAAAACATTAGTCAAGGTATTTTTCAAAGTACCCCAGATGGCCGTTATTTAAGTGCCAATCGATTTTTAGCCCATTTGTATGGATATGATAGCCCAGAGTCCTTAATTGAGTCTTTGACCGATATCGATCGGCAACTGTATGTTGACCCAAATCGTCGTCAACATCTGAAGAAATTGACGCAAGAACAAGGAATTGTGTATGATTTCGAGTCTGAAGTGTATCGACAAGATGGTGAAGTTATTTGGATTTCAGAGACTCAAAGAGCGGTTGTAGATGAGGAAGGTAATGTTGTCTATTATGAGGGAACAGTAGAAGATATTACAGCCCGTCGTCAGGCAGAAGAACAACTGCACTATGATGCTTACCATGATAAACTCACAGGTTTGAAAAATCGCACTTGGTTTATCGATCATTTGGCTCAAGTTATCCATAGATATCAAAGGGAAAAAACAGGATTATATGCCATTTTATTTATTGACTTAGACCGGTTTAAGATTATTAATGATAGTTTGGGACATTTGGTGGGAGATGATTTATTAAAACAGGTGGCTCAGAGATTACAAACTTCCCTAAGTGGGATTCATGCAGGGCCGTACTGTAACTTAGATCGGGATATTCCTAAAGATACATTAGCCAGATTTGGGGGGGATGAATTTGCGGTATTATTAACAGCTATGGACGATCCTCAAGAGGCGATCGCCAGTGCAGAACGGTTAGTTTCCCTCATGCGGACTCCCTTCCGGATGGGAGATTATGAGTTTTCCTTGGGCGCAAGTATTGGGATTACGTTTGGTCATCAGGATTATCATTCCCCAGAAGAACTGTTACGAGATGCAGATTTGGCGATGTATCAGGCGAAAGCCCAAGGGGGAGGGCGGTTTGTCTGCTTTGAAAAACTCATGCATCCGCGTGCTTTAGCTCGGTTGCAGCTAGAACACGATCTAACTCGTGCCCTAGAATTAGAAGAATTGTCCCTATGCTATCAGCCGGTGGTGTGTTTAAGGACGGGGGGATTAAAGGGTTTTGAGGTCTTATTGAGATGGCAGCATTCTAAGAAAGGATGGATTTCACCGGGAGAATTTATTCCCGTTGCGGAGGAAATTGGCTTGATTAGCACCTTGGGCTGGTGGGTACTCGAGCAAAGTTGCCGTCAATTGCAGCAATGGCGAGCTGAGATCCCCCAAGGTTTGAATATTGTGTTGAATGTGAATCTGTCCTTATTGCAGCTCAAACAGGTGAATTTGGTGGAGCAAATTGAGCAATTATTGCGATCGCACCAAATTCCCGGTGATTGCTTAAATTTAGAGATTACCGAAACCAGCTTTTTGGAAACCTCCCAAGTCGATGCGTCCATCTTGCATCAACTCAAAGCATTAGGCGTGCAACTGTCCATCGATGATTTTGGCACAGGGTACTCCTCCCTCAGTCGCTTGCACCAACTCCCCCTAGATCAGATTAAAATTGACCGGGAATTTGTCGATGGGATTGAAACCGATGGCAGTAAAGAGGCGATCGCCCAAACCATCATCACCCTAGCCCATAATCTGGGGGCGCAACTCGTCTGTGAAGGCATCGAAACCCCAGCTCAATGCTCCAAACTGCAACAGCTTGGCTGTGAATACGGACAAGGTTATCTCTTTTCTCGACCCCTGATCCCCCCATCCGCCACCGACTTACTCCAACATCCCCATTTTCAACAAGCCATCAATTGGTCATCTTATGGTTGTTCTGTGGCCTAA